A genomic region of Nitrospirota bacterium contains the following coding sequences:
- a CDS encoding O-antigen ligase family protein has protein sequence MNIIARNQSAAMPFVVISAVTASLLYLIFITNDFETAIYTQMGVVSGLLIFTLLMMKPFWGLILIIVFTYFAHLFSVPFIESVNKVAGIPVAIGWFLKYFVREKTVFFKLMDYNVFLLLFISSMIFSSLLALDPVISFRKTLIISLNILMIFFMQDLINSKERLNVFIIAVALSAGLSSLVGIIQYITYQTGASLIGNVHVGEEDVIRVSGFGSANSYGLFLFSCLPFLLFLAQNAGKFISRLLFGCLFFTTLICTGLTISRTAIFGSAIFLLVYFFMHIKDKAFSRKQLVSYVLVIVIIALSMSFFLFDVIRQRDLTLHDSSSLERYNVLVKSLYLLVTNPVFGIGFNNISLEDNPEGISLVSGREGHDIVSLLFVSVGLFGGLVFILLCYRVLKYYSKSGKYFSMTNDKYLLNLSASLRAGFISILLTGFGSSPADYRLFWIHAGLACILSHRIMKDKFSRYNYSS, from the coding sequence ATGAACATCATTGCCAGAAACCAGTCGGCTGCAATGCCGTTTGTAGTCATCAGCGCAGTAACAGCATCTTTGCTGTATCTGATTTTTATAACCAATGATTTTGAAACCGCAATATATACCCAAATGGGGGTTGTGTCCGGCCTACTGATTTTTACTTTGCTTATGATGAAGCCTTTCTGGGGTCTGATCTTAATCATAGTATTCACTTATTTTGCCCATTTGTTCAGCGTCCCATTTATAGAATCAGTCAATAAAGTAGCCGGCATTCCTGTTGCAATCGGCTGGTTCCTGAAATATTTTGTAAGGGAAAAAACAGTCTTCTTTAAATTAATGGACTACAACGTATTTCTGCTGCTCTTCATCAGCTCCATGATCTTTTCATCGCTTCTGGCACTTGATCCTGTTATAAGCTTCAGGAAGACTTTAATAATCTCCCTCAACATACTAATGATATTTTTCATGCAGGACCTTATAAACAGCAAAGAGAGATTAAATGTTTTTATTATTGCGGTCGCTTTGTCAGCGGGCTTATCGTCTCTGGTGGGCATTATTCAATATATAACCTACCAGACGGGCGCGTCTTTAATCGGCAATGTTCATGTCGGCGAAGAAGACGTAATAAGAGTAAGCGGGTTCGGGAGCGCTAATTCATACGGCCTGTTTTTATTTTCCTGCCTGCCTTTCCTGCTTTTTCTCGCGCAAAATGCGGGAAAGTTTATTTCAAGGCTTCTGTTCGGATGCCTTTTCTTCACAACCCTGATTTGCACAGGGCTTACGATTTCAAGGACCGCAATATTTGGATCAGCCATATTTTTATTGGTTTATTTTTTCATGCATATTAAAGATAAGGCATTTAGCAGGAAACAGCTTGTTTCGTATGTCCTGGTGATAGTTATAATAGCTTTATCAATGTCTTTCTTTCTGTTTGATGTTATCCGCCAGCGGGACCTGACGCTTCATGATTCTTCCAGCCTGGAACGGTATAACGTCCTTGTGAAGAGTCTTTATCTGTTGGTAACTAACCCGGTGTTCGGTATCGGTTTTAATAATATTTCTCTGGAAGATAATCCTGAAGGGATTTCACTTGTCAGTGGAAGAGAGGGACACGATATTGTATCGCTGCTTTTTGTGAGCGTGGGTTTGTTCGGCGGACTGGTATTTATTTTATTGTGTTACAGGGTCTTGAAATACTATTCCAAATCAGGGAAATACTTTTCCATGACAAATGATAAGTATCTTTTGAACCTCAGCGCAAGTTTAAGGGCCGGCTTCATATCAATATTACTGACCGGCTTTGGATCTTCGCCTGCTGATTACAGGCTCTTCTGGATTCATGCGGGACTGGCATGCATATTGTCTCACAGGATAATGAAGGACAAATTCAGCCGGTATAATTATTCGTCGTAA
- a CDS encoding glycosyltransferase family 2 protein produces MKTPFFSVIIPTYNRAELLRGAVRSVLDQTFKDFELIVIDDHSTDNSAEAARSFRDDRVHHIMNDRTGGSAGARNAGIFRARGQWITFLDDDDVWLPKKLEMQYKMIRKMDGTFGIIYAGYAEYDFEAQKEVSIHLPEKEGWIQEELLYTNCVTALCSVAVRRDILLKAGGFDESFPAIEDWELYVRIAGVTKFGILREKLVHVRRNDKDRLSLNFQRKLAAALLFRRKHDNLLKKSPRLCHRIATIILIWSLKLNNWSTALEAFPWTLAGILFDPYNFCKTMRGAVLIFSKSKKMRC; encoded by the coding sequence ATGAAGACGCCTTTTTTTTCAGTCATCATTCCGACTTATAACAGGGCTGAATTGCTGCGGGGGGCGGTACGGAGCGTGCTCGATCAGACATTTAAGGATTTCGAGCTGATCGTCATTGATGACCACTCAACTGATAATTCGGCGGAAGCTGCGCGATCATTCCGTGATGACAGGGTCCATCACATTATGAATGACCGCACCGGGGGAAGCGCCGGGGCCAGGAACGCAGGTATTTTCAGGGCAAGAGGGCAATGGATAACGTTCCTGGATGACGACGACGTATGGCTGCCCAAAAAATTAGAGATGCAGTATAAAATGATCCGGAAGATGGACGGGACCTTTGGAATTATTTATGCCGGTTACGCGGAATACGACTTTGAAGCGCAAAAAGAAGTTTCAATTCATCTGCCTGAAAAAGAAGGATGGATCCAGGAAGAATTATTGTATACCAACTGTGTCACGGCCCTCTGTTCGGTGGCAGTCCGGAGAGATATACTTTTGAAAGCCGGCGGATTTGACGAAAGCTTCCCGGCAATAGAAGATTGGGAACTGTACGTGCGGATTGCCGGCGTTACGAAATTCGGCATCCTGAGGGAAAAGCTCGTCCATGTAAGAAGGAATGACAAGGACAGGCTTTCCCTGAATTTCCAGCGCAAACTGGCCGCCGCTCTTCTCTTTCGCAGGAAGCACGATAATCTCTTAAAGAAAAGTCCCAGGCTTTGTCACCGTATCGCAACGATAATCCTGATATGGTCATTGAAATTAAACAATTGGTCTACTGCGCTGGAGGCCTTTCCATGGACCCTCGCGGGAATATTGTTTGACCCCTATAACTTTTGCAAGACCATGAGGGGCGCCGTCTTAATATTTTCCAAATCCAAAAAAATGCGGTGTTAG
- a CDS encoding glycosyltransferase, whose product MFIVCDPIAWGMEHVPFNSSLLKTIRLAFPDEAVCFYGEESHLRFVREQAGIEPGAAVIWRQLHLPPRHSSFFQRLPEDFRIIKFLVNELNCDPAARVLAVTGNPSLLWALKFHTGAAGKDKKIQVILHGDFSKFRYRSLRESLNPIFRISELKTALKISGNRGIQYIVLEEAVRDAVTKELPFLQGRISVLDHPIPSDNHPVEADKFDTPVQFGYLGRVSGHKGFLKYVAVAADISRRFPGLAEFHVIGMLPERSDYLIVPEIDFLSTKPVKAQLTRSEYVRLLNKLHFACLFYERYYELSASGVLMDCIALGKPIIATRLPIFENLEKRYGDIGYLCGDNELSDSIGAILSAADHVRYRRQVLNMQQVKISRTPEALSRSYQVLVENGLSA is encoded by the coding sequence ATGTTCATAGTTTGCGATCCGATAGCCTGGGGAATGGAACACGTTCCCTTTAATTCATCTTTACTGAAAACCATACGCCTTGCGTTTCCTGATGAGGCCGTCTGCTTTTACGGGGAAGAATCTCATCTGCGGTTTGTCCGGGAACAGGCTGGAATTGAACCCGGGGCCGCGGTCATCTGGAGACAATTGCATTTACCGCCAAGGCATTCAAGCTTCTTTCAAAGGCTGCCCGAAGACTTCAGGATTATAAAGTTTCTTGTGAATGAATTAAATTGTGATCCGGCTGCGCGCGTATTGGCGGTCACAGGCAATCCATCCTTATTATGGGCGCTTAAATTTCATACTGGCGCTGCAGGCAAGGACAAAAAGATTCAGGTCATTCTTCACGGGGATTTTTCAAAGTTCCGTTACCGCTCTCTAAGAGAATCCCTGAATCCGATCTTCAGGATCAGCGAGCTGAAGACAGCGTTAAAGATATCCGGCAACAGAGGCATCCAGTACATTGTGCTTGAGGAGGCGGTCCGGGATGCTGTCACAAAGGAACTGCCGTTTTTGCAAGGCAGGATCAGCGTGCTGGACCACCCCATCCCTTCGGACAATCACCCCGTGGAAGCAGATAAATTCGATACGCCGGTCCAGTTCGGATATTTGGGCCGCGTTTCCGGGCATAAAGGATTTCTGAAATACGTTGCCGTCGCCGCTGATATATCAAGACGGTTTCCCGGGCTGGCGGAATTTCACGTTATAGGGATGCTCCCGGAAAGGAGCGACTACTTGATTGTCCCTGAGATCGATTTCTTAAGCACAAAACCCGTTAAGGCGCAACTGACACGAAGTGAATATGTACGCCTCTTGAACAAACTTCACTTTGCCTGCCTGTTCTACGAGAGATACTATGAGCTCAGCGCATCGGGGGTATTAATGGACTGCATAGCATTGGGGAAACCCATAATAGCCACCAGGCTCCCGATCTTTGAAAATCTTGAGAAGCGGTACGGCGACATCGGGTATTTATGCGGCGATAACGAACTGAGTGACTCAATAGGAGCGATACTCAGCGCCGCCGATCACGTGCGTTACAGGCGGCAGGTGTTAAACATGCAGCAGGTAAAGATCTCCAGGACTCCTGAGGCGCTCTCGCGCAGTTATCAGGTGCTTGTTGAAAACGGGCTAAGCGCATGA